One Oncorhynchus clarkii lewisi isolate Uvic-CL-2024 chromosome 31, UVic_Ocla_1.0, whole genome shotgun sequence DNA segment encodes these proteins:
- the LOC139390449 gene encoding zinc finger protein 232-like has protein sequence METVLKTAVHEITRLVKDSFLEEVTWSKQEVDVLKERLQQCEQRWRDGEEERKRAVEEREQKKKREECEPRGMCRRCGCAGDTEEREKALLGAEEGCAIKQEMFQPGGPSTLPERECPQEMATPSSSCVSERIEERVVHIKEESDDWGDLVTQMITSPDSPMMSLSHLQRLSSHPGGWTSQPLPPAQLARDPPPLTPAPWNRKEQHLLPRSLIPTQGTEHAVVALETSPNGLSINTMAELGVKPFSCPHCGKSFPQLRNLKHHQKYHHTGKKAFTCSQCGKGFVYMSHFRVHMQRHTGDRPFSCSQCGKSFSLQSGLKKHRVIHTAEIPNVVEIKY, from the exons ATGGAAACAGTCCTCAAAACTGCTGTGCATGAGATCACTCGGCTGGTGAAGGACAGCTTCCTGGAGGAAGTGACATGGAGCAAGCAGGAAGTGGACGTCTTGAAGGAGAGGCTGCAGCAGTGTGAGCAGAGATGGAGGGACggcgaggaggagaggaagagggcagttgaagagagagagcagaaaaagAAGAGGGAAGAGTGTGAGCCGAGGGGGATGTGTAGAAGATGTGGTTGTGCTGGAGACACTGAGGAGAGGGAAAAGGCTCTGTTAG GAGCAGAGGAAGGTTGTGCTATCAAACAGGAGATGTTCCAGCCAGGTGGACCCAGCACTCTCCCAGAGAGAGAATGTCCACAGGAAATGGCCACACCCAGCTCTTCCTGTGTCTCTGAAAGGATCGAAGAGAGGGTGGTCCATATCAAAGAGGAGTCCGATGACTGGGGGGACTTGGTTACCCAGATGATCACATCCCCAGATTCCCCCATGATGAGCCTGAGTCATTTGCAGCGATTGAGCTCACATCCTGGGGGATGGACCAGTCAGCCTCTACCTCCAGCACAATTGGCCAGGGACCCTCCACCTCTAACTCCAGCACCATGGAACAGGAAGGAGCAGCACCTACTCCCAAGGTCATTGATACCCACCCAGGGGACAGAGCATGCTGTAGTGGCCCTCGAGACCAGTCCCAATGGCCTGAGCATCAACACAATGGCAGAGCTGGGGGTCAAACCCTTCAGCTGTCcacactgtgggaagagtttcccTCAGCTCCGAAATCTCAAACACCACCAGAAGTACCACCACACAGGGAAGAAGGCCTTCACCTGCTCCCAGTGTGGTAAGGGTTTTGTGTACATGTCCCACTTCAGGGTACACATGCAGCGCCACACGGGGGACAGGCCATTCAGCTgctctcagtgtgggaagagcttcagcCTTCAGAGTGGCTTAAAGAAACACAGGGTCATTCACACTGCAGAGATCCCTAATGTGGTGGAAATTAAATATTAA